From Mycobacteriales bacterium, a single genomic window includes:
- a CDS encoding site-specific integrase, with product MACYRDARGQTRSAGTFASKREAAAAAAQASVLVGQGKLSGADVGKLPFKRYVDEVWFPHHVLEPSTRESYRYSIDKHLVPFFGTMRMTTILPSHVREWVSDRVAAGVSPANIRHQKIILSAIFTTALNDAVVQLHPCRGVKTPTVARKEFRIVTPEQFETIYDALPDEMSQLLVEVAIDSGLRWGEITELRPADLDAASRILTVSRAVVMVNPKFHPEGGRFHVKPYPKGKLSRRFKLSTAVAARVAEYVRDNGLAPDDLLFTQPEPEAPPRLVPVPSAESGRTEPNDKGRTYRHATLSAYTAGRCRCALCRAVFAAYRARRRAGGSDGGSQPRVVAGDGHLSRDWFRNNVWTPACKAAGLEGSVRMHDLRHAHASWLLAGGADLQVVKERLGHASIATTERYLHTLPTADDTALDALARIRKRPS from the coding sequence ATGGCCTGCTACCGCGACGCCCGCGGCCAGACCCGCAGCGCCGGCACCTTTGCCAGCAAGCGGGAGGCGGCCGCCGCCGCTGCGCAGGCCTCGGTGCTGGTCGGGCAGGGCAAGCTCTCGGGTGCCGACGTCGGCAAGCTGCCGTTCAAGCGGTACGTGGACGAGGTGTGGTTCCCGCACCACGTGCTCGAGCCGAGCACCCGCGAGTCCTACCGCTACTCCATCGACAAGCACCTGGTGCCGTTCTTCGGCACGATGCGCATGACCACCATCCTGCCCAGCCACGTCCGCGAGTGGGTCAGCGACCGCGTAGCGGCCGGTGTCAGCCCGGCGAACATCCGGCACCAGAAGATCATCCTGTCGGCGATCTTCACGACCGCGCTCAACGACGCGGTGGTGCAGCTGCATCCGTGCCGTGGGGTGAAGACCCCGACGGTGGCGCGCAAGGAGTTCCGGATCGTCACGCCGGAGCAGTTCGAGACGATCTACGACGCGCTGCCGGACGAGATGAGCCAGCTGCTCGTCGAGGTGGCGATCGACTCCGGGCTGCGGTGGGGCGAGATCACCGAGCTGCGTCCGGCCGACCTCGACGCGGCGAGCCGGATCCTGACGGTCAGCCGGGCCGTGGTGATGGTGAACCCGAAGTTCCATCCGGAGGGCGGCAGGTTCCACGTCAAGCCCTACCCGAAGGGCAAGCTGAGCCGCCGCTTCAAGCTCAGCACCGCCGTCGCCGCACGGGTCGCCGAGTACGTGCGGGACAACGGGTTGGCGCCGGACGACCTGCTTTTCACCCAGCCGGAGCCGGAGGCCCCGCCGCGGCTGGTGCCCGTCCCGAGTGCGGAGAGCGGCCGCACCGAGCCGAACGACAAGGGCCGGACCTACCGGCACGCGACTCTGTCGGCCTACACCGCCGGCAGGTGCCGCTGCGCGCTGTGCCGGGCGGTGTTCGCCGCCTACCGCGCCCGTCGGCGCGCCGGGGGCAGCGACGGGGGCAGCCAGCCTCGTGTCGTCGCCGGTGACGGGCACCTGTCCCGTGACTGGTTCCGCAACAACGTGTGGACACCGGCATGCAAGGCCGCCGGCCTCGAGGGGAGCGTGCGCATGCATGACCTACGCCACGCCCATGCGTCATGGCTTCTCGCCGGTGGTGCCGACCTGCAGGTCGTAAAGGAGCGGCTCGGTCATGCAAGCATCGCCACGACCGAGCGCTACCTGCACACACTGCCTACGGCCGACGACACTGCGTTGGACGCGCTTGCACGGATTCGCAAGCGTCCTAGCTGA
- a CDS encoding MFS transporter, which produces MTVLHQPAERGGIRLGLKENLAQFSLLVAVNALVGGTLGQERTVVPLLAKQTFDLDGYSAALTFIVAFGLVKAATNFFAGTLSDRYGRKPVLVAGWLVALPVPALLIWAPSWWWVIAANVLLGINQGLTWSTTVIMKIDLVGPARRGLAMGFNEAAGYGALAITALATGWLAQTYGLRPAPFLLGAAYIALGLGLSTLGVKETRGHALHEAAAHVTTNSDLHGELTTREILMLTSLKEKALSAASQAGMVNNLNDGLAWGLFPLLFTQHGLTISQVGVLAALYPAVWGIGQLITGGLSDRIGRKWLIAAGMWVQALALGLYALGNTFSTWAVAAVLLGAGTAMVYPTLLAAIGDVAHPAWRARSVGVYRLWRDGGFAVGAVLAGVLADAYGIPTAVWAVAAITAASGAVVAVRMYETHRPVAATQSP; this is translated from the coding sequence GTGACGGTGTTGCACCAGCCGGCCGAGCGGGGCGGGATCCGGCTGGGCCTGAAGGAGAACCTGGCCCAGTTCAGCCTCCTCGTCGCCGTCAACGCCCTCGTCGGCGGCACGCTCGGCCAGGAGCGCACCGTCGTCCCACTGCTGGCCAAGCAGACCTTCGACCTCGACGGCTACAGCGCCGCCCTGACCTTCATCGTCGCCTTCGGACTGGTGAAGGCCGCCACCAACTTCTTCGCCGGCACCCTCTCCGACCGGTACGGCCGCAAGCCCGTGCTCGTCGCTGGCTGGCTGGTCGCGTTGCCCGTCCCGGCGCTGCTGATCTGGGCTCCCAGCTGGTGGTGGGTCATCGCCGCCAACGTGCTGCTCGGGATCAACCAGGGCCTGACCTGGTCCACCACCGTCATCATGAAGATCGACCTCGTGGGACCAGCCCGGCGCGGACTCGCGATGGGCTTCAACGAAGCCGCTGGCTACGGCGCGCTCGCCATCACCGCTTTGGCCACCGGCTGGCTCGCCCAGACCTACGGCCTGCGACCGGCGCCCTTCCTGCTGGGAGCCGCCTACATCGCCCTCGGCCTCGGCCTGTCCACTCTCGGCGTGAAGGAGACCCGCGGGCACGCCCTGCACGAAGCCGCCGCACACGTCACCACCAACAGCGACCTGCACGGCGAGCTCACCACCCGCGAGATCCTGATGCTCACCTCCCTCAAGGAGAAGGCCCTGTCGGCCGCCAGCCAGGCCGGCATGGTGAACAACCTCAACGACGGCCTCGCCTGGGGATTGTTCCCGCTGCTGTTCACCCAGCACGGCCTGACGATCAGCCAGGTCGGCGTCCTCGCCGCGCTCTACCCGGCCGTCTGGGGCATCGGGCAACTCATCACCGGCGGCCTGTCGGACCGGATCGGGCGCAAGTGGCTCATCGCCGCCGGCATGTGGGTCCAGGCATTGGCGCTTGGTCTGTACGCGCTCGGCAACACGTTCAGCACCTGGGCGGTCGCCGCCGTGCTTCTCGGCGCCGGCACCGCGATGGTCTACCCGACGCTGCTCGCCGCGATCGGCGACGTCGCCCACCCCGCCTGGCGGGCCCGATCCGTAGGCGTCTACCGGCTCTGGCGTGACGGTGGCTTCGCCGTCGGCGCAGTGCTCGCCGGCGTCCTCGCCGACGCCTATGGCATCCCGACCGCAGTCTGGGCGGTCGCCGCCATCACCGCTGCCTCCGGCGCTGTCGTCGCGGTGCGGATGTACGAGACCCACCGGCCTGTAGCCGCGACACAGTCGCCGTGA